One Pseudomonas sp. FP1742 genomic window carries:
- a CDS encoding SDR family NAD(P)-dependent oxidoreductase codes for MRTEFQDRLAVVTGASSGIGLALCAALLPRGVKVLAMSRTIGELPALQQIYGERLQWCAGDVTCQDDLQALAEHASALGPVDYLVPNAGIAEMADSLDMPAFQRQWAVNGAGALNTLAALRGELASPASVVFVGSFLTGSSYPGLAACIASKAALAAQARTLAVEFARYDVRINLVSPGPTATSMWDNLGLTDGELDEVADTLGKRLLPGHFLDASAVANVIVFQLSQGARGVYGQDWKVDNGYTLG; via the coding sequence ATGAGAACCGAGTTTCAGGATCGTTTGGCGGTGGTCACGGGCGCCAGTTCCGGGATAGGCCTGGCCTTGTGTGCCGCACTGTTGCCACGCGGGGTCAAGGTGCTGGCGATGTCACGGACAATCGGTGAATTGCCGGCCTTGCAGCAGATCTATGGCGAGCGCCTGCAGTGGTGTGCCGGTGACGTGACCTGTCAGGATGACCTGCAGGCGCTGGCCGAACATGCGTCGGCGCTGGGGCCGGTGGATTATCTGGTGCCCAACGCGGGTATCGCCGAAATGGCCGATAGCCTCGACATGCCGGCCTTCCAGCGCCAGTGGGCGGTCAACGGCGCCGGGGCGTTGAATACCCTGGCGGCGTTACGCGGGGAGTTGGCGAGTCCGGCTTCGGTGGTGTTTGTCGGCAGCTTCCTGACCGGTTCGAGCTATCCTGGTCTGGCCGCCTGCATTGCCAGCAAGGCCGCGCTGGCGGCGCAGGCGCGCACATTGGCGGTGGAATTCGCGCGTTATGACGTGCGCATCAATCTGGTCTCCCCGGGGCCGACCGCGACCTCGATGTGGGACAACCTGGGGTTGACCGACGGGGAACTCGACGAGGTTGCCGACACTCTCGGCAAACGTCTGCTGCCCGGTCATTTCCTCGATGCGTCAGCGGTGGCCAACGTGATTGTCTTTCAGCTGTCCCAAGGCGCGCGGGGTGTTTATGGTCAGGACTGGAAAGTCGATAACGGTTATACCTTGGGGTGA